A DNA window from Phycisphaerales bacterium contains the following coding sequences:
- the rnpA gene encoding ribonuclease P protein component, producing MDQQRRYTFGRSSRLTHNREFQSVYGARCRKIVGPLVVHGRPNGLDHPRLGLSVARRVGTAVQRNRFKRLIREAFRHLQHDFPRGYDLIVVVRPHEPLNLAAYQHLLHKAATQIHQEWTKRDTSTTR from the coding sequence GTGGACCAGCAGCGCCGCTATACCTTTGGACGCTCGAGCAGACTCACGCACAACCGCGAGTTTCAGTCGGTTTACGGCGCCCGCTGCCGCAAAATCGTCGGCCCGCTGGTCGTGCACGGCCGGCCCAACGGGCTGGACCATCCGCGCCTTGGCCTGAGCGTCGCCCGCCGCGTCGGCACGGCGGTGCAGCGCAATCGCTTCAAGCGACTGATCCGCGAGGCGTTTCGCCACCTCCAGCACGACTTTCCGCGCGGCTACGATCTCATTGTCGTCGTCAGGCCGCACGAACCGCTCAACCTCGCGGCCTACCAGCACCTGCTTCACAAGGCCGCGACGCAGATACACCAGGAATGGACGAAGCGCGACACATCCACGACCCGGTAG
- the yidD gene encoding membrane protein insertion efficiency factor YidD, which translates to MDEARHIHDPVDDWRDLAAGASLPARALIAIVRLYQVTLGHLIGGQCRFCPSCSRYSIEALARHGALRGGWLTLRRLVRCHPWGGSGDDPVPD; encoded by the coding sequence ATGGACGAAGCGCGACACATCCACGACCCGGTAGACGATTGGCGCGACCTCGCCGCGGGGGCTTCGCTTCCGGCTCGCGCGCTGATCGCCATTGTGCGGCTGTACCAGGTGACGCTGGGGCATCTCATCGGCGGCCAGTGCCGCTTCTGTCCGTCGTGCTCGCGCTATTCCATCGAGGCCCTCGCCCGCCACGGCGCGCTGCGCGGCGGGTGGCTCACGCTGCGGCGGCTGGTGCGCTGCCACCCGTGGGGCGGCAGCGGCGATGATCCCGTGCCTGACTGA